In a single window of the Equus quagga isolate Etosha38 chromosome 7, UCLA_HA_Equagga_1.0, whole genome shotgun sequence genome:
- the BAIAP2L1 gene encoding brain-specific angiogenesis inhibitor 1-associated protein 2-like protein 1 isoform X2, with amino-acid sequence MILAGKAYYDGVAKIGEIATGSPVSTELGHVLIEISSIHKKLNESLDENFKKFHKEIIHELEKKTELDVKYMNATLKRYQTEHRNKLDSLEKSQAELKKIRRKSQAGRNALKYEHKEIEYVETVISRQSEIQKFIADGCKEALLEEKRRFCFLVDKHCSFANHIHHYHLQSAELLNSKLPRWQETCGDATKVPEKIMNMIEEIQTPLSTPVSGTPQPSPRIERSNMIGKEYDTLSKHSPKIPPPAPSARAYTSPLIDLFNNPATVAQNSQRINNSTDSADDPSLQRSVSVATGLNMMKKQKVKTIFPHTAGTNKTLLSFAQGDVITLLISEEKDGWLYGEHDNSKVRGWFPSSYTKLLEEDAKETVSVPTPSPAPVRSISTVDLSEKSSVVIPPPDYLECLSRGAAADKKGDVPKNTSTFKAPVSKAETTSSNAANGTAKPPFLSGENPFATVKLRPTVTNDRSAPIIR; translated from the exons GCCATGTTCTCATAGAGATTTCAAGTATCCACAAGAAGCTCAATGAAAGTCTTGATGAAAAT TTCAAAAAATTCCATAAAGAGATTATACATGAGCTGGAGAAAAAGACAGAACTTGATGTAAAATACATGAAC GCAACTCTCAAAAGATACCAAACAGAACACAGGAATAAACTagattctttggagaaatctcaaGCTGAATTGAAGAAGATCAGAAGGAAAAGTCAAGCAGGACGAAATGCACTCAAATATGAACACAAAGAAATTGAG TATGTAGAAACCGTTATTTCTCGCCAAAGTGAAATCCAGAAATTTATTGCGGATGGTTGCAAAGAAGCTCTACTTGAAGAGAAAAGGCGCTTCTGCTTTCTGGTTGACAAACACTGTAGCTTTGCAAATCACATACATCATTATCACTTACAG TCTGCAGAGTTGCTTAATTCCAAACTGCCTAGGTGGCAGGAAACCTGTGGTGATGCCACCAAAGTACCAGAGAAAATCATGAATATGATAGAAGAAATACAGACCCCACTCTCTACCCCAGTATCCGGAACGCCTCAGCCTTCACCAAGGATCGAGAGAAGCAACATG ATTGGGAAAGAGTATGACACCCTTTCTAAACATTCACCAAAGATACCACCACCAGCTCCTTCAGCCAGAGCATATACCAGTCCTTTGATTGATTTGTTTAATAACCCAGCAACAGTTGCGCAGAATTCACAAAGGATAAATAATTCAACAG ATTCTGCAGATGATCCCAGTTTACAGCGATCGGTTTCCGTTGCAACTGGACTGAACATGATgaaaaagcagaaagtaaaaaCCATTTTCCCACATACCGCTGGCACTAACAAGACCTTACTTAGCTTCGCACAGGGAGATGTCATCACACTGCTCATCTCTGAGGAGAAGGATGGCTGGCTTTATGGAGAACACGACAACAGCAAAGT GAGGGGTTGGTTCCCGTCATCATACACAAAGTTGCTGGAAGAAGATGCAAAGGAGACAGTGAGTGTGCCCACGCCAAG CCCAGCCCCTGTAAGAAGTATCAGCACGGTGGACTTATCGGAGAAAAGCAGTGTTGTCATCCCCCCACCTGATTACTTGGAATGTTTATCCAGGGGAGCGGCTGCAGATAAGAAAGGAGATGTTCCTAAAAATACTTCCACCTTTAAAGCACCGGTGTCCAAAGCAGAAACCACATCTTCT AATGCTGCAAATGGGACTGCGAAGCCTCCATTCCTCAG TGGAGAAAACCCCTTTGCTACTGTGAAACTCCGGCCAACAGTGACAAATGATCGATCAGCACCAATCATTCGATGA